Proteins co-encoded in one Scyliorhinus torazame isolate Kashiwa2021f chromosome 31, sScyTor2.1, whole genome shotgun sequence genomic window:
- the LOC140404782 gene encoding lysine-specific demethylase 6A-like, whose product MTSLKQCQLLRDSLAHIGKKIIFQSRVKEEPAYYCNECELEVFNILFVTSENSSRKSYIVHCEDCARQRSPSLPNVVILEQYKMEDLMQVYDHLTLAPQSGSSR is encoded by the exons ATGACGTCACTGAAACAATGTCAGCTCCTGCGAGACTCACTGGCCCACATCGGCAAGAAGATCATCTTCCAGAGCCGGGTGAAGGAGGAGCCGGCGTATTACTGTAACGAGTGCGAG cTGGAAGTGTTCAATATCCTGTTTGTGACAAGTGAAAACAGCAGTAGGAAATCCtacattgttcactgtgaggactgcgctcgccagcgaaGCCCGTCACTGCCGAATGTCGTCATCCTGGAGCAGTACAAGATGGAGGATCTGATGCAGGTTTACGACCATCTCACGTTG GCGCCTCAATCAGGGTCATCCAGATGA